The following proteins are co-located in the Deltaproteobacteria bacterium genome:
- a CDS encoding glycosyltransferase, whose translation MSESSKHTVVVIPTFRERENIGRIIPAVLPAVLPAVLQQDAGISVLVVDDNSPDGTADIVRELAAANPRVAR comes from the coding sequence GTGAGCGAGTCGTCGAAACATACCGTCGTGGTGATCCCGACCTTCCGGGAGCGTGAGAACATCGGCCGCATCATCCCGGCCGTGTTGCCGGCCGTGTTGCCGGCCGTGTTGCAGCAAGATGCCGGCATCTCCGTGCTCGTTGTTGACGACAACTCGCCTGACGGGACTGCCGACATCGTGCGCGAACTCGCAGCCGCCAATCCGCGGGTGGCGCGCTAG